The Bacteroidota bacterium genome contains a region encoding:
- the mutL gene encoding DNA mismatch repair endonuclease MutL translates to MTDIIHLLPDSVANQIAAGEVIQRPASAVKELIENAVDAGSTSIKLILKDAGKVLIQVIDNGKGMSETDARMSFERHATSKIQQAADLFAITTKGFRGEALASIAAIAQVELKTRRPEDEIGTRISIEGSELQIQESCSTPVGTSFSIKNLFFNVPARRNFLKSNPVETSHIIEEFQRIALAHPDIEFSIHHNGADLFQLPKSNLRQRIVNVFGANYNQRLVPVEEETFIVKITGFIGKPEFAKKTRGEQYFFVNNRFIKNGYLHHAIQNAYEQLLPKESHPSYFLFLSVDPKSIDINIHPTKTEIKFEDERAIYAILRSAVKKSLGQHNISPTIDFEQEASISLDGPPKDRIIEAPKIRVNPDYNPFKSQTSLDNARAFSGPSLTQKANLQNWEKLYESHEYASVHQAVSMDAVPKQETINPKWENDFSEVSKSLTYQLHGKYILSHIKTGFIIVDQQSAHERILYEKFIQNLERQSASSQQLLFPETLEFNASDTALVHLLLAELNALGFAIEAFGKNTFVVHGIPPIMKDTDSKHSLERILEEFKKNQSELKLTKSENLARSMAINAAVKSGKQLGNEEMKSIIDELFACKQPYSSPSGKPTLITFSLEDLEKRFKK, encoded by the coding sequence ATGACGGATATTATTCACCTTTTGCCCGATTCTGTGGCCAATCAAATTGCTGCGGGCGAGGTAATACAGCGGCCGGCTTCGGCTGTGAAGGAGTTGATTGAAAATGCGGTAGATGCAGGAAGTACTTCCATAAAATTGATACTGAAAGATGCGGGCAAAGTGTTGATTCAGGTGATTGACAATGGCAAGGGAATGAGTGAAACGGATGCCCGTATGAGTTTTGAGCGACATGCTACTTCTAAAATTCAACAAGCAGCCGATTTATTTGCCATCACCACCAAAGGATTTCGCGGAGAGGCCTTGGCCTCTATTGCTGCGATTGCACAAGTGGAGCTTAAAACACGACGACCGGAGGATGAAATAGGAACACGTATTTCAATTGAAGGCAGTGAGTTGCAAATTCAAGAATCCTGCAGCACACCTGTTGGCACCTCCTTTTCTATAAAGAATTTATTTTTTAATGTACCTGCGCGCCGAAATTTTTTAAAATCAAACCCGGTAGAAACCTCTCATATTATTGAAGAGTTTCAGCGAATAGCATTGGCACATCCCGATATCGAATTTTCAATCCATCACAATGGTGCGGATTTATTTCAGCTGCCTAAAAGTAATCTACGGCAACGTATTGTGAATGTATTTGGTGCCAATTATAATCAGCGTTTGGTTCCTGTGGAGGAAGAAACTTTTATAGTAAAAATTACCGGTTTTATCGGTAAGCCGGAGTTTGCGAAAAAAACTAGGGGTGAGCAATATTTTTTTGTGAACAATCGTTTCATAAAGAATGGTTATTTGCATCATGCCATTCAAAATGCCTATGAGCAGTTGCTTCCCAAAGAATCGCATCCGAGTTATTTTTTATTTCTTAGCGTTGATCCAAAATCAATCGACATCAATATTCATCCCACAAAGACTGAAATAAAATTTGAGGATGAGCGTGCTATTTATGCCATATTGCGTTCAGCAGTAAAAAAATCCTTAGGACAACACAACATATCGCCTACCATTGATTTTGAGCAAGAAGCAAGTATCTCCTTAGATGGACCTCCAAAAGACCGAATTATCGAAGCTCCAAAAATCAGAGTTAATCCGGATTATAATCCTTTTAAAAGTCAAACTAGCCTCGATAATGCGCGAGCCTTCAGTGGACCCAGTTTAACTCAAAAAGCAAATTTGCAAAATTGGGAAAAGCTCTATGAAAGCCATGAGTATGCTTCGGTTCATCAAGCTGTTTCAATGGATGCAGTGCCCAAGCAAGAAACCATTAATCCAAAATGGGAGAATGATTTTTCGGAAGTTTCGAAAAGTTTGACGTATCAATTGCATGGTAAGTACATTTTGTCACATATTAAGACAGGATTTATCATAGTGGATCAACAAAGTGCACACGAGCGAATTTTGTACGAAAAATTTATTCAAAATCTGGAGCGTCAAAGTGCTAGTTCGCAGCAATTATTATTTCCTGAAACACTTGAATTTAATGCCTCCGATACTGCATTAGTACATTTATTACTAGCGGAATTAAATGCACTTGGTTTTGCGATTGAAGCGTTTGGTAAAAACACTTTTGTGGTGCATGGCATTCCACCAATTATGAAAGATACTGACAGTAAACATAGTTTGGAGAGAATTTTGGAAGAGTTTAAAAAAAATCAATCTGAATTAAAATTAACAAAAAGCGAAAACCTTGCACGTTCCATGGCGATCAATGCCGCTGTGAAATCAGGAAAACAATTGGGCAACGAAGAAATGAAAAGTATCATTGATGAGTTATTTGCATGCAAACAGCCTTACTCCTCACCTTCAGGAAAGCCAACATTAATAACTTTTTCTCTCGAAGATTTAGAAAAAAGATTTAAGAAATAA
- a CDS encoding rhomboid family intramembrane serine protease, with product MSYEQYRPSSFKLLPDVVKNLLIINGLFFLATFVFDTRFHIDLTDILGLHYFAADKFRPWQFVTYMFMHGSFTHIALNMFALWMFGSSMENVWGPKRFLTFYIFTGLGAALTHYLVVYYQLHPVLTAIDTYIAHPDPVALKSFLDDPTLFNLGVDNVQHNFQVFAQQYNDLLVSDSLRAQQLSLDFMQQYRADFMNAPVVVGASGAVFGLLLAFGMTYPNNIIYVYFAIPMKAKYFVMLYGAIELYSGISNSSDNVAHFAHLGGMLFGILLILYWRKKFRF from the coding sequence ATGAGTTACGAACAATATCGACCATCAAGTTTTAAATTGCTGCCGGATGTAGTAAAAAATTTATTGATCATAAACGGGCTATTTTTTTTAGCCACGTTTGTGTTTGATACTCGTTTTCACATCGACTTAACCGATATTTTAGGCTTACATTATTTTGCTGCCGACAAATTTCGTCCTTGGCAATTTGTGACCTATATGTTTATGCATGGTAGTTTTACACACATTGCTTTAAACATGTTTGCTCTGTGGATGTTTGGGAGCAGTATGGAAAATGTATGGGGACCTAAGCGATTTCTTACATTTTATATTTTCACCGGCTTGGGTGCAGCATTAACGCATTATTTGGTGGTATACTATCAATTGCACCCGGTGCTCACGGCTATTGATACTTATATTGCACATCCTGATCCTGTGGCGCTTAAATCATTTTTGGATGATCCCACCTTATTTAATTTAGGGGTAGATAATGTACAGCATAATTTTCAAGTGTTTGCGCAACAATACAACGATTTATTGGTAAGCGATAGTTTAAGAGCACAACAATTATCGCTCGACTTCATGCAACAGTATCGTGCCGATTTTATGAATGCACCGGTTGTGGTTGGTGCATCGGGAGCTGTATTTGGTTTACTCTTGGCATTTGGCATGACTTATCCCAACAACATTATTTATGTGTATTTCGCAATTCCTATGAAGGCGAAATATTTTGTAATGTTATATGGCGCAATAGAACTCTATAGTGGCATCTCCAACAGCAGCGATAATGTGGCGCACTTTGCACATTTGGGTGGAATGTTGTTTGGGATATTGCTTATACTTTATTGGCGTAAAAAATTTAGATTTTAA
- a CDS encoding rhomboid family intramembrane serine protease, with amino-acid sequence MQNSVLDDIKNAFKNGSVVTRFILINCAVFIFVNLVNLIFFLFRIAPENQIQLLNWLAVPADWTQLLFHRPWTLFTYMFLHEGFFHILSNMIMLYFGGQLFIEYLGERRFSATYFLGGIAGALLYIVVFNLFPAFKSIAPHSIALGASASVLAIFVAVATYLPNFSVNLMLFGPVRLKFIALFLVVLDLVSIDKGNPGGHIAHLGGALYGYFAMVQLKKGRDFSSSWSNLFQKISSFFKSKPKSKMKVAHRVTRDDQAYNAQKKSKQEQIDRILDKISKSGYESLSKQEKEELFKMSKE; translated from the coding sequence ATGCAGAATTCAGTTCTTGATGACATTAAAAATGCGTTTAAAAATGGCAGCGTGGTTACACGGTTTATCCTTATAAATTGTGCTGTTTTTATTTTTGTAAATCTTGTAAATCTTATCTTTTTTTTATTCCGTATTGCTCCTGAAAACCAGATTCAATTGTTGAATTGGTTGGCAGTTCCGGCAGATTGGACTCAATTGCTTTTTCACAGGCCATGGACACTTTTTACGTATATGTTTTTACACGAAGGCTTTTTTCATATTCTTTCGAATATGATTATGCTTTATTTTGGAGGGCAGCTTTTTATTGAATACTTGGGCGAGCGTAGGTTTTCGGCTACTTATTTTTTAGGCGGAATTGCCGGTGCTCTTTTATACATTGTTGTTTTCAACCTGTTTCCGGCTTTTAAATCCATTGCGCCACATTCGATTGCACTTGGCGCATCTGCTTCCGTTTTGGCAATATTTGTAGCCGTTGCCACTTACCTTCCAAATTTTAGTGTAAACCTTATGTTATTTGGACCAGTTCGCTTAAAATTTATTGCTCTTTTTTTGGTAGTGCTGGATTTAGTGAGTATTGATAAAGGCAACCCCGGTGGACACATTGCCCATTTGGGTGGCGCATTATACGGCTATTTTGCAATGGTTCAATTAAAAAAAGGGCGTGATTTTTCAAGTAGCTGGAGTAATTTATTTCAAAAAATTTCAAGCTTTTTTAAATCAAAACCAAAAAGTAAAATGAAAGTCGCACATCGCGTAACGCGTGATGATCAAGCCTACAATGCGCAAAAAAAATCCAAACAAGAACAAATAGACCGAATATTGGATAAAATTTCGAAATCAGGTTATGAAAGCTTAAGCAAACAAGAGAAGGAGGAATTGTTTAAGATGAGTAAGGAGTGA
- a CDS encoding endonuclease/exonuclease/phosphatase family protein: protein MKNLGRFHTLFLLLNIVFVTMLLCSYLGAFVSPQKFWPLAFFPLLYPYLIIVNVSFIIFWLIQFRKLFLLSTISILIGWNNLGKLFQYANTRMNEQVVESDSYIKVMSFNVRVFDLYNWKHNTETRSKILEFIRQENPDVINFQEFFSDDGNSFMHQDSLKRILNLPYAHIVYTATMHKHDHWGIATYSKFPITAMQKVAFHKKSNNLCIYTDLKIDSKIVRVYNMHLQSLHFKKKEYKVLDELKKSEDVEFDAEEMNASKMILTRLKRAFVQRASQADSVAASIARSPHSVIVCGDFNDSPFSYAYRTISYKLKDAFIESGSGFGPTYNGNLPPLRIDYIMHSGDLKSYNFQTSKVDLSDHFPVSCYIKIK from the coding sequence TTGAAAAATCTCGGACGGTTCCATACCTTATTTTTACTGCTTAACATTGTATTTGTAACCATGTTACTCTGCTCCTATTTAGGTGCATTTGTGAGCCCCCAAAAATTTTGGCCACTTGCATTTTTTCCGCTTTTGTATCCCTATTTAATTATCGTTAATGTATCGTTTATTATATTTTGGTTGATACAATTTCGCAAATTATTTTTACTCTCCACTATCAGTATACTAATTGGCTGGAACAATTTGGGCAAGTTATTCCAATATGCGAATACACGCATGAATGAGCAGGTTGTAGAAAGTGATTCTTACATTAAAGTAATGAGTTTTAATGTGCGCGTTTTTGATTTATATAACTGGAAACACAATACCGAGACACGGAGCAAAATACTCGAATTTATCCGCCAAGAAAATCCCGATGTAATTAATTTTCAAGAATTTTTTTCTGATGATGGTAACTCTTTCATGCACCAAGATTCGTTAAAAAGAATATTGAATTTGCCTTATGCCCATATTGTGTACACTGCTACAATGCATAAACACGATCATTGGGGAATTGCAACCTACAGCAAGTTTCCAATTACTGCTATGCAAAAAGTTGCCTTTCATAAGAAGTCGAATAACTTGTGCATTTATACTGATTTAAAAATTGACAGTAAAATTGTGCGGGTTTATAATATGCATTTACAGTCTTTGCATTTTAAAAAGAAAGAGTATAAGGTATTGGATGAATTGAAAAAAAGTGAAGATGTAGAATTTGATGCCGAAGAAATGAATGCCTCAAAAATGATTCTTACCCGACTTAAGCGCGCTTTTGTTCAACGTGCTTCTCAGGCAGATTCGGTGGCTGCCAGCATTGCCCGTTCACCACATTCGGTAATTGTTTGTGGCGACTTTAATGACTCTCCTTTTTCGTATGCTTATCGCACCATTTCATACAAGCTGAAAGATGCCTTTATAGAATCGGGAAGCGGTTTTGGACCAACCTATAATGGCAACTTACCTCCCCTGCGTATTGATTATATTATGCATTCAGGAGATTTGAAATCGTATAATTTTCAAACCTCCAAGGTCGATTTAAGCGATCACTTTCCGGTAAGTTGTTACATTAAAATTAAATGA
- a CDS encoding ABC transporter substrate-binding protein yields the protein MKDKKDEASKLVFRYNESEQINSLDPAFANSRANCWVVNQLYNGLVKVNEKLAVVPSIAKSWKISPDGLEYTFVLRNDVYFHDDVLFLNNKGRKVRASDFVNSFKRILNKNTASPGAWIFDCIDHSVKSNFKGFMDVNDSTLKIYLRHPFPPFLKTLTMQYAAVVPIEIVEYYGSAFGNHPIGTGPFQLKSWEVGKRLLLARNANYFETEAGKTLPYLDAVSISFIKDKQTEYLEFMKGNLDFISGLEAQYLRDVVNTDGSLSKKCKGKINFNTCPALKKQYLCFRFGTNEQRFASNPFSNKLLRKAINYGIDKRKLLVNLHNNIGMAGNKGLLPIGFAEYDTSRQVGYPYNPEMAVDLLERAGYSEKNPCPTLTLNSTREYSDWCEGIKNDLIKIGINLQLNYLETDIYPEMLRQSAFTFYSNNWQADYPDAENCLKLFYSKNNSPMGENVAYYSNPNFDRLYEQSMEELNPEKRKKILMEMNQILIEDAALAPLYDEATVYFFQNTISGLSANPMNLLNLQTVKKAVSK from the coding sequence TTGAAGGATAAGAAGGATGAAGCATCTAAATTGGTATTTCGCTACAACGAGTCTGAACAAATTAACTCACTTGATCCTGCGTTTGCCAATAGCAGAGCCAATTGTTGGGTGGTGAATCAACTGTATAATGGCTTAGTTAAAGTAAACGAAAAATTGGCAGTTGTGCCCAGCATAGCGAAGTCATGGAAGATATCGCCCGATGGACTGGAATATACTTTTGTATTAAGAAACGATGTGTATTTTCATGACGATGTTTTATTTCTAAACAATAAAGGTAGAAAAGTACGTGCTTCGGATTTTGTAAATAGTTTTAAACGAATTCTCAATAAAAATACGGCTTCTCCCGGTGCCTGGATTTTTGATTGTATTGATCATTCTGTAAAAAGTAATTTTAAAGGTTTTATGGATGTGAATGATAGCACCTTAAAAATTTATTTAAGGCATCCTTTTCCACCTTTTTTAAAAACATTAACCATGCAGTATGCTGCTGTTGTCCCAATTGAAATTGTTGAATATTATGGTTCTGCTTTCGGGAATCACCCCATTGGAACCGGACCTTTTCAATTAAAATCGTGGGAAGTTGGAAAGCGATTATTGCTAGCAAGAAATGCGAATTATTTTGAAACCGAAGCGGGTAAAACGCTTCCTTATTTAGATGCTGTTTCCATTTCTTTTATAAAAGACAAGCAAACTGAATATCTTGAATTTATGAAAGGTAATTTAGATTTTATATCCGGTTTAGAAGCCCAATATTTAAGAGATGTTGTAAATACGGATGGCTCCTTATCTAAGAAATGCAAAGGCAAGATAAATTTCAATACCTGCCCTGCACTTAAAAAGCAGTATTTGTGTTTTAGGTTTGGTACGAATGAACAGAGATTTGCAAGCAATCCTTTTAGCAACAAGCTCCTTCGTAAGGCAATTAATTATGGTATTGATAAACGAAAACTACTTGTTAATTTGCACAATAATATTGGCATGGCTGGTAATAAAGGGCTCTTACCAATCGGGTTTGCGGAGTACGATACTTCCCGGCAAGTGGGATATCCTTACAATCCGGAGATGGCTGTCGATTTACTGGAACGTGCAGGTTATTCTGAAAAAAATCCCTGCCCAACCCTTACGCTTAATTCCACGCGAGAATATAGCGATTGGTGCGAAGGCATAAAAAATGATTTGATAAAAATTGGAATAAATCTTCAGCTAAATTACCTTGAGACGGATATTTATCCGGAAATGCTTAGACAATCAGCTTTCACTTTTTACAGTAACAATTGGCAGGCTGATTATCCTGATGCTGAAAATTGTTTGAAATTGTTTTATTCTAAAAATAATTCTCCCATGGGTGAGAATGTAGCTTATTATTCAAACCCTAATTTTGATAGATTATATGAGCAATCAATGGAAGAACTGAATCCTGAAAAGCGTAAAAAAATATTAATGGAGATGAATCAAATCCTTATCGAAGATGCTGCTCTGGCTCCATTGTATGATGAAGCGACAGTTTATTTTTTTCAAAATACAATATCCGGTTTAAGCGCTAACCCTATGAATTTGCTTAATTTACAAACAGTAAAAAAGGCAGTATCGAAGTGA